A region of Nitrospinota bacterium DNA encodes the following proteins:
- the tuf gene encoding elongation factor Tu (EF-Tu; promotes GTP-dependent binding of aminoacyl-tRNA to the A-site of ribosomes during protein biosynthesis; when the tRNA anticodon matches the mRNA codon, GTP hydrolysis results; the inactive EF-Tu-GDP leaves the ribosome and release of GDP is promoted by elongation factor Ts; many prokaryotes have two copies of the gene encoding EF-Tu), whose product MAKEVFKRDKPHVNVGTIGHVDHGKTTLTAAITEVLSKKGWAEYIPF is encoded by the coding sequence ATGGCTAAAGAGGTATTCAAGCGGGACAAGCCGCACGTGAACGTTGGTACGATAGGGCACGTGGACCACGGCAAGACTACGTTGACCGCGGCGATCACCGAGGTGTTGAGCAAGAAGGGCTGGGCGGAGTACATACCGTTC